The Calliphora vicina chromosome 3, idCalVici1.1, whole genome shotgun sequence genome contains a region encoding:
- the LOC135954997 gene encoding integrator complex subunit 3 homolog, whose amino-acid sequence MPTVRRCCIVGCMSNSRQAPSLQFFQFPRPDNPFYKLWTQACQASLSRILPFKKPVVCALHFHPQCIGGRRLTGSAVPTLKLEVPSNLKAVEQQAMVEEIERSRRCAYINAVVYEWLVRANLNPQLRGSITHGMIKEKAETAKQIIGCDSFTADNRWLNRFRETHLTGFAQKLASNQLKPIGPSLWIPDIVQDLAHLFPPTSAERIENFENVPEQYISYMKQYGEYEEEDDPSEQEPTQTYQQEQNNGYGQDTKLAAQSYYQQQQVAQSYYHQQQQQHHQQQQNGYHHYNNHPHAGMHPGAPYSSYHDYYNERPQHPQQHYHHQQHPQQHNGAYAAHPVQPQLHLEQTQVPMPAAQHQQQPQTPSRPPSHSPPQQNGLAMADRASPYGASPSAIKRPRSIEPDTEIPPPTKSSRTSPVNVSAASSPPRPTSKSPPTVIENGVGETKSINNNNIDNSFKIKLPLANGSGGGGSSGANSQRSSTPNSQGNILNSRSNSPKSLNGQTTNGNTSPTPSQSTNATKDLETYAQALEYLKPLEDFALFKENFRAIGLISQLEIILKKANKPSVTKSIAAE is encoded by the coding sequence atgcCTACTGTTAGACGATGCTGTATAGTGGGCTGTATGTCTAATTCGCGACAAGCTCCCAGTTTGCAGTTTTTTCAATTCCCCCGACCAGATAATCCCTTCTACAAACTTTGGACACAAGCCTGCCAGGCCTCACTGAGCCGTATTTTACCTTTTAAGAAGCCGGTTGTGTGTGCTTTACACTTCCATCCCCAGTGCATAGGAGGCAGACGTTTGACAGGCAGTGCGGTGCCCACTTTAAAGCTGGAGGTGCCCTCAAATTTAAAGGCCGTCGAACAGCAAGCTATGGTAGAGGAAATTGAGAGAAGCAGAAGATGTGCTTACATCAATGCTGTTGTATACGAATGGCTTGTAAGGGCGAATCTAAATCCCCAGCTTAGAGGTTCCATAACACATGGCATGATAAAGGAGAAAGCCGAAACGGCCAAGCAGATTATAGGCTGTGATTCATTTACGGCCGATAATCGTTGGTTGAACCGCTTCCGTGAGACCCACTTAACTGGTTTTGCCCAAAAGTTGGCTTCCAATCAGTTGAAGCCCATAGGACCCTCCCTATGGATACCCGATATTGTGCAGGATTTGGCCCATCTATTTCCACCCACCAGTGCAGAGCGTAttgaaaactttgaaaatgttCCCGAACAGTACATCAGCTATATGAAACAGTATGGTGAATATGAGGAAGAAGATGATCCCAGTGAACAAGAACCGACACAGACTTATCAACAGGAGCAAAATAATGGCTATGGTCAGGATACCAAATTGGCAGCTCAATCTTACTATCAACAACAGCAAGTCGCCCAATCATATTATcaccaacagcagcagcaacatcaccagcaacaacaaaatggcTATCATCACTATAACAATCATCCACATGCTGGCATGCATCCCGGAGCGCCCTACAGCAGCTATCATGATTACTATAATGAACGTCCACAACATCCCCAGCAGCATTATCATCATCAGCAACATCCTCAGCAACATAATGGTGCCTATGCAGCACATCCTGTACAGCCACAGCTACATCTTGAACAAACACAAGTCCCTATGCCAGCAGCACAGCACCAGCAACAACCGCAAACGCCCAGCCGACCTCCTTCCCATTCACCGCCACAACAGAATGGTTTAGCGATGGCCGACAGAGCCAGCCCATATGGCGCTAGCCCTAGCGCAATTAAAAGACCACGTTCCATCGAACCAGATACTGAAATACCACCCCCCACGAAAAGTTCACGAACTTCACCAGTCAATGTTTCAGCAGCAAGCTCACCCCCACGGCCCACATCTAAAAGTCCTCCAACGGTTATAGAAAATGGAGTTGGAGAAACCAAAAGcattaataacaacaacattgataatagttttaaaatcaaattgccGTTGGCAAATGGTAGCGGCGGTGGCGGCAGTAGCGGTGCCAATTCTCAGCGTTCTTCTACACCCAACTCTCAAGGCAATATCCTAAATTCCCGCTCGAATTCACCCAAATCCCTCAATGGCCAAACCACCAATGGCAACACCTCACCCACACCCAGTCAATCGACTAATGCTACAAAAGATTTAGAGACTTACGCCCAGGCCCTCGAATACCTAAAGCCCTTGGAAGATTTTGCTTTATTCAAAGAGAATTTCCGGGCCATTGGTTTAATATCCCAACTAGagattatattgaaaaaagcCAACAAGCCATCAGTAACCAAAAGTATTGCAGCCGAATGA